The following proteins are co-located in the Paludibaculum fermentans genome:
- a CDS encoding IS4 family transposase, with the protein MIRVSSIFSQILHTFPRLEFAALVREFKAERHARGFTCWQQFVAMLFCQLAHAQSLREICGGLAALEGKLLHLGVTNCPKTTTLSYANAHRPWQLYEAIFYQTLSRCQAEVAHRTRHKFRFKHKLLSLDASMIELCAETFDWARYGRTKGALKLHLVLDHDGCLPCFAVVTEGKRADVREARQMEFAPGTLVVFDRGYADYNWWLALTRSHVSFVTRLKDSASYGVVESRPIPAGSDVVRDEVILLTSQQEIGPEACLRRIEVWVEEKQATLVFVTNNLKLSARTIARIYKERWKIELFFKALKQGLKVKTFVGTSENAVQIQIWTALIAILILKYLQLKSTFGWSLSNLIALLRQQLFVHRDLWTWLNDPFQAPPSLVLAEQLPLGL; encoded by the coding sequence ATGATTCGAGTATCCAGCATCTTCAGCCAGATTTTGCACACCTTCCCCCGCCTCGAGTTCGCCGCCCTCGTCCGCGAGTTCAAGGCAGAACGCCACGCTCGCGGTTTCACCTGCTGGCAACAGTTCGTCGCCATGCTCTTCTGTCAGCTCGCCCACGCGCAGAGCCTGCGTGAAATCTGCGGCGGCCTGGCCGCACTGGAAGGCAAACTCCTCCACTTGGGCGTGACGAACTGCCCGAAAACCACCACTCTTTCCTATGCCAATGCGCATCGTCCATGGCAACTCTATGAGGCGATCTTCTATCAAACCCTTTCCCGCTGCCAAGCCGAAGTCGCTCATCGCACGCGGCACAAGTTCAGGTTCAAGCACAAGCTCCTGAGCCTCGACGCCAGCATGATCGAATTGTGCGCCGAGACCTTCGACTGGGCGCGTTACGGGCGAACCAAGGGTGCGCTCAAACTGCATCTGGTACTCGACCACGACGGCTGCCTGCCTTGTTTTGCCGTCGTCACCGAAGGCAAGCGGGCCGACGTGCGGGAGGCCCGGCAGATGGAGTTCGCCCCGGGCACGCTGGTCGTCTTCGACCGCGGTTACGCCGATTACAACTGGTGGCTGGCACTCACCAGAAGTCATGTGAGCTTCGTCACGCGGCTGAAGGACAGCGCCAGTTATGGGGTGGTCGAAAGCCGCCCGATACCGGCCGGGTCCGACGTTGTGCGAGATGAGGTGATTCTCCTCACCAGCCAGCAGGAGATCGGCCCGGAGGCTTGCCTGCGGCGCATTGAAGTTTGGGTGGAGGAGAAGCAGGCGACCCTGGTCTTCGTCACCAACAACCTGAAGCTGTCGGCCCGAACCATCGCCAGAATCTACAAGGAACGCTGGAAAATTGAGCTATTTTTCAAGGCGCTGAAGCAGGGACTGAAGGTGAAAACCTTTGTTGGCACCAGCGAGAATGCCGTACAGATCCAGATCTGGACGGCGCTGATCGCGATACTGATCCTGAAGTACCTGCAGCTGAAAAGCACCTTCGGTTGGAGCCTGTCCAATCTGATCGCCTTGCTACGGCAGCAGCTATTCGTGCACCGCGACCTTTGGACGTGGCTGAATGACCCATTCCAAGCTCCGCCGTCTCTGGTGCTGGCCGAGCAGTTGCCCCTCGGCCTATAA